In Candidatus Methylomirabilota bacterium, the following proteins share a genomic window:
- a CDS encoding ABC transporter permease: MARPLGADGRPFDPDGLSVPAVSPEPAALGARAALGRWWRRFARNRGAVFGLAVFLVLVAMAIFAPLVSPYDPLAQGVGTPMAPPSLAHWAGTDSFGRDILSRIIFGSRVALIVGIASVLLAMVVGVTLGLVSGYYGGLVDAVIMRIMDGLFAFPIIILAIAMMAVMGFGVRNVIIAVAVGFIAPFARVTRGDVLAVKEEPYIEAARLAGVGSLTIIFRHVLPNVLAPIIVQGALRVSGAIITESGLSFLGLGPPPPTPAWGRMIAEGQTFIVMAPHIATIPGIALMVAIVALNLLGDGLRDTLDPRMRR, from the coding sequence GTGGCTCGCCCTCTCGGCGCCGACGGTCGCCCCTTCGATCCCGATGGCCTGAGTGTTCCCGCCGTCTCGCCCGAGCCGGCGGCCCTCGGCGCGCGCGCGGCGCTGGGCCGCTGGTGGCGCCGCTTCGCGCGCAACCGGGGGGCCGTGTTCGGGCTGGCCGTCTTCCTCGTGCTGGTCGCGATGGCGATCTTCGCGCCGCTCGTCTCGCCCTACGATCCGCTCGCCCAGGGCGTGGGCACGCCGATGGCGCCGCCGAGCCTGGCCCACTGGGCGGGTACGGACAGCTTCGGCCGCGACATCCTGAGCCGCATCATCTTCGGCTCCCGCGTGGCCTTGATCGTGGGCATCGCGTCGGTGCTCCTCGCCATGGTCGTCGGCGTGACGCTCGGGCTCGTCTCCGGCTACTACGGCGGACTCGTGGACGCGGTGATCATGCGGATCATGGACGGGCTCTTCGCCTTCCCCATCATCATCCTCGCCATCGCCATGATGGCGGTGATGGGCTTCGGCGTGCGCAACGTGATCATCGCGGTGGCGGTGGGCTTCATCGCGCCCTTCGCGCGCGTGACCCGCGGCGACGTGCTCGCGGTGAAGGAGGAGCCCTACATCGAGGCCGCGCGCCTCGCCGGCGTGGGGAGCCTCACCATCATCTTCCGCCACGTCCTCCCCAACGTGCTGGCCCCCATCATCGTCCAGGGCGCGCTGCGCGTGTCGGGCGCCATCATCACGGAGTCGGGGCTGTCCTTCCTGGGGCTGGGGCCGCCGCCGCCTACACCCGCCTGGGGCCGGATGATCGCCGAGGGCCAGACCTTCATCGTGATGGCACCGCACATCGCGACCATTCCCGGCATCGCGCTCATGGTCGCCATCGTGGCGCTCAACCTCCTCGGCGATGGGCTGCGGGATACTCTCGACCCGCGGATGCGGCGCTAG